CGTTCCAGCAGTGTCAGGGAGCTGAGCTCCCAAGTGAAGCGAAGGCAGCGTGTCCCACACAGACTGAACCGTCACACGTGCTCTGCTCCTACCCCAGGGTGGGAGGTGCAATTAGAAGTGGCTGCAAGGGCACACCAAAAACTTCTCACATTCCCATCAGGATGTTGTTGCCAATAGGTTCTGGTTCTCCTCACCTCAAGCAGAAGTGGGGTTGCTGCTGCCTTGGTTTACCAGCACGAGCAGGCAGGCTTTCAATGGGATTATGCAGCTCCTGGAACATGGGAGCAGAGGCAAAAGGGACCTTGGACCTGCAccaggggacagagcagtggcaggagaAGCCCTGATCCTGGAGATAAATCTTACCATGGACTATGGTAAATGGGAGGACAGACAAAGAGCAGGGATAAGAAGTGATAAGGATCCAAGGGAATGTaaagataaaaaggaatttaaCCAGAGCTGAGTGCcttcctgcacagagcagttcGGCCAGGGAGTGACCATGCTGCATTTAACTGTTTCATTTgcagcaaaagagagaaaaacgGGACTCTGTGGCAACAGGGTGTGCAAATccatcagagcagagcagtggcagagctgcagacaggTCTTCAGGGAGACAATGCTGTGTCTGTggggagccagcccagctcagggaaaAGCATCTCAAATAGCTGCTGTCCTCAGCAcatcctcctccatccccacagaTGGGCTGCACTGCAAACCAGAGCTCCCAGGCAACCACAGCGCCCTTCCCAAAGCTTCAGAGTCAGTAGCAAAGGCAAAGCTTCCCCTAAGCTTCTTatccttgtgtgtgtgtgatgtcTGGGCTTGGACCAGCAGCAGCTCGGAGCCTTGGTTAAGCTCAAATGGATCAAGAGTGAAACTGGAGCCTCGTGACCTTCAGTAGCTCCCTCACCCTCTGTCTCTTCTTGGAGCTCCTGTCAGCACCGGAGAGATCCTGGCTTCATTTTTAGGTTGGTGAGGAGCAAAGCAAGCAGGGCCCCAGGTTAGCAGGATTTGCAGTGCAATAATAGCAAGCCCAGCGTCTCCCACAGTAATCCcaaccagcagcagccagagaagCCCCACACACTCCCCGAGCCTCACAAACCAGCCCATTATCTTggccctgccttccctgctctccatctgctctgagcagtgggAAACCAGCGGGGTgtgagctcctgcctgctcagagggagcagccgagcctgcagcagccaaagcagccctggcccacagagcagagagaggctggGGCACCAACAGCGCCCGGGGtggcacaggagagcagggtgagCTGAGGCTGGCACTCCAGCAGTCACTGCAGCCCCGAGCTCGTGGCACTGCTGCAGAATAactcctgtctctgctgctgccgCTCTCTGTTGGCTGCTGGCCGATGGCAAACGGGGCTGAAgttcctgggaatgggattcATTCTGGAAAGGAGCTCGGGCTCCTGCTAGGCAGCAATCTGTGCACAAATCCAGGAGTGATCTCGCTGTGGAGCAGAGGCCTCAGCCCTCGGAGCAGTCCTGGGAGAAGGGGCAGGCACACTGTGGCCTAATTCCACTGGCACCCCACAGCTCGCTGGACAAAGCCCCAGGCTGCCCGAAATACCTGCTGGGTGGGTTTGGCAGCTGGGAAACCTGAGCTGGCTCCCTGCAGatctgtgctgccccagctATTCAAGGATGGTTTTCTCAAAGTCTTGTCATTTcgagggaagggaaaaaatacccGTGGGCAGAGCACCCAAACAGCCTGGGAACCTGTCTGGGAGTGCTGAGCCCTTTTGGGGTGCAGACACCAGGCACTGTCCCAACATCAGCTTCTCCAGCACAGGGCATCCCACCCGGGAGTGCTGCCCTGGaactgggcagctcctgctcctctgttcAGGGCTCCTTTAGCTGCTGAGACTCAGCCCTGCTAAACAGTGGCAGAGCCCATCACCCTCAGATTCTGTTGTTTGAACACACTTGGCTGCTCAGTCTCTCAAGTGCAGTGAGCAATCTGCAAACtccatggagaaaaaaacctctgtcCTGCCACAGGGCAGCTTCCACACTCAAACCCCACctcacatccagcctggcatgGATTCCAGAGTGGTCTGTGCTGCAAGAGCCTCTGGAACAATCAGCTGTATCAGAGATCACAGCGTGTGTGACGGCACAGcttctctcctctccatcccctgcagggcagggcagccctcCAGGAGTGTGCAAGGGGGAAGAGGCACAGCCAAATCCAAACCAGTTCCAGTCCTGCTGGACTGGGGTGAACTCTGCCCTAGGGCTTTCCCCTGTGTCAGACTCCACAGTTCCACgtcctgctgcatttccagctcaAGTGAGagcacaggatcacagaatcccagactggtttgggttggcagggaccttaaagccGTGTGAagtcattcccccttgtcctgtaCCTCCAGTCCTtgttctcagtccctctccAGGTCTCTTGGAGCCCCTctaggcactggaagaggctctaAGATCTTCCTGaagtcttctccaggctgaacacccccagctctcccagcctggccttagGAGAAGAACAGGAGGAACCTGAGTTACTTCAGAAATATGAACTCTGAAAACTTGGTAAAAAAGAGCCAGGACATATCAAGCAGGGAAAAGTACTGAAACCAGGGAGTGAACAGTCAAACACAAGGTATCATTGAGtgttaaaaacccaaaagctcAGGAGATCATGTCCAGGcatgaaaaaccaaaaccccaagaAATGTCCTTCAGAGTCCCCTCATCTGCCCAGCCTGGCCgtgtcccctgcagccccactggGTCACCAGCCCTctgtggcagtgccctggcagcgcagtgccaggagcagcctgccAGGGCTGTTGGTGctcacactgagctgctgctttgctgtgtcCTCAGCAGAGCGTTCCAGCCTGCTGCACGCCCCTTGTGCCagttccagctgctctgcacttgGACATGCTGGTGTTTGCAcggaggagggaaagaaaatgacttgtattttaaataacagctGAAATCCTGGAGCACCAGACCCAAACTTCGGGGTTGCCAAAGCCACCCTAAtcccagccttttccttctctttgtttaGCATTCCTCTAGTGGAATTTGGACTACAGCTAATGCTGATTAACATTTCCCTGTTAGTTATTTCACAtaatctcttctccagctgtggcagagcctAGAAATGCACCATTTATCCTTGTTCAgtctctgcttccccagcccttcccaaccAAAGCCCTGGGACTGAAAGGCTGCTCTGTTTAGCTGCCCCTAACTCAGATCAATTCCTAAATGCAGGAATGGTGTCCTTTCTCTCTGAACTTCCACCTGGATGAGAGGATTGGTTGCAGGCTgatccagggctgctggggagcagcagcacagacacatttCTGTGATGGAGCACTGGTAACCGCCAGCCCAGAAATAATCCAGCTAATTTTACACCTGCACTCATTCTGCCCTGCAGGAATTCAGTGCCAGAGACCAGTGCCTAAAATTAGGGCAGGTTACAGACAGGATCCTGAAGGTGTTAAAAGTAGAAACATGGCAATGGGTGCAGTGCTCTCGTCCCACCGCTCCAGCCACAGGAACATTCCGGACACCACTCtgtctgcctcagtttccctgctcctggacaACTGATCCCATCTCCTCAAAGCACTGCTGAGGCACCAATTTGGGATTATGCTGGCATAACTGTTAATTccctcataaaaaaaaaaaatcccttttggTGACACACCTATTgttaatcaaaattaatttttttctatcacCAAGGGTGAAAAAAGATATCACggctgtgtgtgtctgcatcTGTTTGCAAGATAAAACCAGAGCCTCGTGTGATGTTGACTTTATGGAGGGAGCAGCGTTTTCTTTGCCCAGACCTGCGGGcaggtgaggcagcagctgccgcACAGGTTCAGCTGGGGCAGCGACACTGGAGAGCAAATCccggggagcagctcctgctgggaaactGCGAGAGACAAAGCATCACGAGAGGGGCTCCTCCCCGGCCGCTCCCAAGCGCTAATTGCCGAGCCGCCGGACCAAGAAGCACGCGAGGATGGCCCAGGTCAGTAATTATCGCAAatatcctcctcctcctcctcggagCATCTCCTCCACTGCGGCCGGCTCAGCTCGGGGGTGTCGGGCTCCCCGCACAGGTCTGGGTGTGGTGGCGAtacctgccctgccctgggctggcagcgGGACAGGGATGCCAGCGGCAGGAGGAGCTCGGCCAGCCCTGCATTCCTCGCTGCCGGCATCACTGAGCAAGCcggggagggacaggggagaTGGGCACAGCCCAGACCCTgccggggagggggggggggggggggggggggggggggggggggggggggggggggggggggggggggggggggagcgaggggaggggagggaagggccGGCCCCTCCCTCGAGCACGGAGCATCCTCTCAGGccggggagggcagggctgttcCCCTGCTAACCCCTGGGACCCGCGGGGATGATGCTGATCCCGTTTCCATAGAGATCAGAAGAGatggggaggggtgggagctCCATCGCTGCGATTCCCCGGATAAGGAATCCCTGTTGTTTTGTACGGGAAGGGACGCCGGGTTTCCACTCCCCACCCAgctcagaaacaaaagcagcgATGGTGGCGGCGGGAGGGGGTCCCCAGGCAGCGCCCACCCTCTGGAAAAGCCGCTGCCCCGTTTCCTCGgggtgtgcccagggcaggggctcgGGGCTGTGTCCCGGGCGGCTTCGGCAggttcagcacagcagggacgGCGGAGCcgcagctgctgagcacagcgCAGCCCGCAGGGTTTGtgtgccccagctccatccGCTGCCCTAACGAGGTAATGACACCCCTGCTCCTGAAAGGCTGTTTCAGAGAACAAACTAATTAGCCAGCAGCCTCCACTGCTGCGTTTAGCAACCCCTCGGTGCCAATTACAGGTGAGAGCAGCGGCTGAGCCGCAGCTGCTCCCTggttcctgctgccctggctgctcctgccaagcACAGGGACTGCATCCCGTGGGACTCCCACCCTCCACCCACTGGCCcaggctgccagcccctccagcagctggtgAAGCCACGGGAACACCAGGGGAATGGAAACCTGAGGGTGCCACCCAGCAGCGGGGTCCTCGAAGGGACACACTGgtcctggcagcccctggcacgCCCTGCTCAcggcccagggcagctgcagaaagctgctttACTCCAGGAAAGCTGATTGCAGCTCCCTGACACCCAGGAAAGCTACACAGGCAGCAGAACCCACAGTGGGGCTGCAGCCTTGGTGCCCCCAGGGACACCAGCGGGTCCTTGGGGTGATGGGACAGGGGAGcatcctctgtgctgctccctgcatctCTCCACCCTTCATCTCATTAATTCCTGTTAATAATTAACAGGACAGAGTAGAGCAAGGCCTTGGCATAATCCCAGTGTGGCATTAGAGGCATGGAAAGCCCGGTGAGCACGTGCCCATTGCAGGTAACAGGGAGCCCTAATGGGCTTTGGGACCTGTTAGCTCCTTATCCCCTGCAATAAGCTCCTTGTCTCTAGCAGGGAGCTCCAGAacccccagcagctctggaatccatcccacagggctgagctcctgAGCCCTGAGTCAGCCCCACAGTCACACTGGGTGATGTGGGCAcccctgggcagggcacagctcccagaACAGCCTGAggcacagaggcacagccaggacacagggacatggttATGGGGACACatgcaggacacagccaggaggaCACCAGGACATGGTTATGGGGACACTCACCTGTGTGGATGCCAtggctgagctgggcagtgccaccaggaccgctctgctctctcctctcctctcccaggctccaggagcagccctggggatggaggAGTGCTGGGATCACATctggcacaggcactgctgtgctgggcaggctggaaagggcagcaggaaaagagggcgaggatggagccagccctccacacccccagcacaggaaaccAGCCTGACATGggagcaaaggcaggaaaaaggcAACAGCACACAGGGCAGGATGCGCAGCTGGAATGCTGGGAATGGCCCAGCCCCAGACAGTTcatccccacagctgccccatTCAATCATTTTCATTTATGTAAAAGCACCTTTTCCAGGAGGAGCCCAGGCTCTGTCATGtcatgctgtgccagggactcCATTTCCAAGAGCCTCCCTTCCTGGGCATGGGGCTTGGCCTCCAGCTGTCCATCCTGGCAGAGATTTCATTTCCTGCTCTACAAACCCCTCAGCTTCTCCAGGGGGTACTGCCCTGTCTGAGGAACCACAGCCATGAGCACACCCAGCCTCTGTGGGGCACCAAGGAAGCCAAGAGGGAAGCCAAGGATTCCTGCCCCAGGCCAGCCTGGAAGAGTTCACCCTttccagaagagctggaaggagcagaggtTCCCAGCTCAGAGGGGCAGCAAAGCACCAGGTATTCTCTCCCCAGGAACCTTCCCACATTAGACAGAATCACCACAAGATCCCAGCAGGCCTTGGTACAAACCCTGTTGTGTGAAcaccagcactgacagcaaaaGGCACTGTCACTTTTGGGGCAGTTGGCAGAGGATAAACCCATTGTTCAGACTGGAACATGATCCTGGCTCGGGGTGATGGCCGGGATAAATAATGAGAAGTGGCTAATGAGCAATGCTGAGGTGAGCAGGCAGTgactgaacagcagcaggagccaaggagcacccacccagagctgggcaggaaggctcagtgcccttccctcccctgaGCAGAATCCCCTGTGAAACCTGCCCTGGAAGAGccaaagctgctccagccctgcctcattTCCATGGAAACTTCCCCTCACCCCATTGCtcaatatttttccatgtaacagcagatcctgctgctttttcaacCAGCTCCTCATCCAGCCAGaccatcccagccccactggggctgtgctcagcccaggagggcacagggcagggtgggacAGGACCCTGCTGGGATGCGCTCACAccttccctcagccccagcaggtgctgggagggcacagcccATGCTGGGGACACGTGTGGGACCCTCAGGAGAGGCTcagtcccagcccagagcagccctggggcaggatgggTCCCAGATCCCTGGCCACTGTGGCTTCCTGCAGTAACATCTGTGATTAAAACCCGGTGTTTTGCCTGCAAAGAGCAGCTACTCAGAGCCAAGTCATGCAATGCCTTTTAGAGATCCAAACCCTCATTCCCCTGACCAGCCTGGCCAGGACACTCTCACACACAAATATCAGAAACcacatttgaaattaaaaaagtttatttgCAGATCTGTAAAACAGCTCTGTGAAAGACCAACATTTCCAAACACTACGAGATGAGAATGCATTTTCCTATCattagaatataaaaaaaagtcacagtCCTTCAACTACCCCATGAAAAGCAGACATTTATGAACCAAACATTGAACTTCCAACACCAAGAAGTCACTGGGGTGAGTGAGACAGTCAATAGCACCAACACAGGTGACACAGCCCTCGTGGGTCTGTCATGACAATGGAATAAAGCAGGTTAGTGAGGCCAAGCCTCggggggagcagccccgggagcACTGAGTGCAGACAATGACACAGCAGAACACATTCCTCTGCATCCCAGAGATGCAAACACCAAGCCAGCACCACCACGGGGCTCCTGAGAGCTTCCACGTCGGGACAAGAAATTCCACTGGAGAACAAGAACTCTTCTGGGCTTGGGTGGCAGTTCCATTTCACACAAACTCCACGCACTTCAtgctcacagagctgtgtgatGGGGAGTGAAGGACAGGATGCAGGAGTGGGCAgtgagcaggagcccagcctcGCCCGTGACACTGGGCTTACACTGCTTTCCGGTGGTACTCGGGAGGGGCCACCTCGTAGTCACTGGCACTGAACAATGCAGAGGAATTCTTTGCTAAGTATctacaaaaacaacaaaaaacatcaCATTGCCTCTTGCCCAAATCTGTTGTGCAGTGAATCTGTGAATCAGGAGGTGTTTGCCCAGACACACAACAATCCCATGTCAGCTCAGCCAAAAAATCCACTCCAAACTTGCTGCCAAGCACCCCTGGCTCCAggtgagctctggcagctcaggaTTAACGGGATGAAGTTGCTGATATCTGAGGTTCAGGCAGCTGCTGTACCAGGAATGGATTTGGTACTGCCCTACCCAAAGGAGCAGGACACCAGGAAGCTCTGTCTGCACAAACTCAAGGGCCGAGCAAAGGATGGCAAAACAAGGGATGGCCAAAGGTAAGGAAGGGTTGTGTGCCAGTAACTCTCATGGAATGGGTATCTGGTTACTGGGTTCACATTTGTGTCTCACAGCCAGAGCTCTCAGCACCTCCATTTACCTCAGAGTGCCCCTGAAAACCAGGGCTATCCCAGGGCAGGCTTTCCCTGGCTACCAGGCAGATTCTACCAGAGCCATCCTGGATTTACTGAGggttttccttcagctttcaAATGATCACAGAATGATGGAATgatttggcttggaagggaccttaaagctcacctcATTTCACACTGAAGTGTTTTATTATTATCAGGATGTTTTCCTCCTAAAACATCCCATGGCTACAGGGTAGCAGAGCACACTAAAGCCCTGGTGACAGTCTGTCCCAGAAATAACATTCCTAAAGTTCAtcagtttttaaacatttgctCAATTGTTGTTGAGTAACTGTTGTGTAATTTAATAGCATGCTGGAATTATCATCTGCTTTTTTTAGCAGCTATAAATAAATGTTGAAGCACTTATTTTGCAACAAGGAGCAGATGGGACAGGGTAGGAGTGCAGATGAACAGAACCAGAGGAGCGGAGTCTGAGAGGAAGATCCCACACACAGTTATACAATGCACTGCAAAGGCTCAGCCTCAGCAGCCTGAGCTCCCTGACCTCACAAGTACTCACTTCAAGAAGTCATGCAAGTAGTTcaagagcagagccaggctcttctcatCCAGGGGCGTGTAGGCCAGCATGGCTCCGATGCGCACTGCTCAGGGAGGGACACTTGTCACAAACGCTGCCTCAGGTCACTGGGGAAtccacagctcacagcagcacagcaaagcagcccAGGGATCTATTCCAACACACTGCACCCAAACCAACCGGGCTTCAAACATTCATTTCCACCCCAACCCCCGGAGTGGCTCCGAGCCTTTTGGATACACGGATGGGGATGAACCCACACTTGGGGAATGAAcccacactgcagagctgcctgccacAGGCtcaagagaggaaaacaagcaCTTGAATCCCCCCAGAGCTCTTgctgagcccagctcactcaCCAAAGAGCCTCAGGAGGTGTGGGGCTCCGTACACCTGGGACATGGGGGCGTCGGGGTGGTCGGCCAGGATCTCGGCGTACTGGGGCCTCTCGAACTTGTAGAGCAGCTGAGTGCCCAGCATGACGTTGAAATACTCCTTGATGCCAGCCACCACCTCGTTGACAGCATattccctggggacagagagctCTGCAAGGCCTGCTCCAGGCACCAAGAGCAAGGTTGGGCTTGGGAGACCACCAAAAATAGGGAGGGTGTTTTATGGGTGTTCACATCTCGCAAGGAAACTTGTCTGGAGATGTAAAAATCTCCAGCCACAGGGAGGGATGCAATTCCAGACCTCCCTGGACAATGGGCTGCTCTGAAGTGAGCCAGGATTTGGgcacagcaagagcagcagtttTCAGGGATCCTCTCCAAGAGAGGGACTTGGAGCAGCCCTaggcagcactggggacacccagcagctTCTGTGTCACCCAAAGCTCCTCCCAGCTGACAGGACAGGACTGACTTTACTGCACTGCACAGGGGGACAGCCCCACAGGGCTTCAGGAGCACCTGCTCCCTTCCTGCCAgcttcctgcagcatctcctgcagacTCCAGCCTCACCCTGCCTCTACAGGGACTGGCACCGACACAGGAGCACCACCTCACCCCACCCTGCCAACAGATTTAGAACAGGCACCAGGACAATTACATCACAGGAGGTTCAAACACCCTGACAAGTCAATAATCTGCTTCCTCTTAAATGGAAGAGAATTACCTGCCCTTTCTGTTCTCCCTTTCAAACAGGAAAGTTTCCTTGCAGAGTAAACACACCTTGTTTTGCTCAGGGCTGATTGCTGGGCTAATTACAAACAGTAATTGGCTTTGCCCATCTGAGTGTTTACAAGTCCTCGTGCACCTCCCTGGCCTGCAGCCCTGTGAGCCCAGGGGCACTGGGCTCACCtcacacagcttttctgggaatttcTGTCAGCTTCCTTCAGGAAAGGGGAGGTGGGGAAGCAGAAATCACATCCAGAAAGCAGAAGTGCAGTTTGGAATGACTCCCTCAGGATTTCTGACCACCTCCATCACCTTGGGCTTGGAACAGGGACTGGGCATGGGGCTGGGTCAGGTTTCACAACTTTATTCCATTTTCCATGGAATCCAAGTCCAACAACAACAGCCAAGGAGGTGTTcaaggctggcagggagcactACTCACTTGTTATCAGTATTTCCTCGGGATTTTTTGTAGTTTGCATAATCCTCTAAAATGGAGTCCACATTCTTCTTGGCAGGGAGGTAGAAGAGCtacaaatgcaaaacacaagTTTGTCTCATTCTTGCAAACACACCTGGAAGCTGAACTGAAACCCTTTCCCACCAGGACATTTTAgggtgaaatcagcaggttAAGGTGGTACAGGTTAGGAAGGGAACTCCTCCCAGAGTTTAGTtgggcattaaaaaaaaaaacccaagcaagcTGGCAGAGTGGAAGGTGGCCCCAGACTGGGCAGGGTTTGCACAGGTACCTGTTTCTGCCTGGTGATCAAGTCCCAGTCATCCACCAGCCATGGCTTCAGCTCCTCGGGGATCTTCACCTTCACTTCAACCCTGTTCATAAACGTTTCCTCCTGAGAAAAGCCAAGCCAGGCTAATTACTCTCAGGCACTAATTGGGAGCACAGCACCCTTCTGTTTTCCACCCAGAATCCCTGGGAGGGGATGGAAAATACTCACACTTTCAACTGTGGGATCCACCCGAGCCCTCTTCTTCCTGGGAGGCTGGGGAGTCtcactggtgctgctgccctccccaatgcctggagctgtgcacagcacagccagcagcaggaaaaaacagcagGCAACATTTATTGAGCAAAGGAAGGCTCAAGATTTTTCTCAGGTCACCTTTGCacctgttggggtttttttttttttattgttttaagtATTACTTGTGTTCTGGGAATTCCCTGTTTGTGCCAGTTTGAAGTGCTGCACTGGCATTATCTGAGGGATAGAACCACACCAGCCTGCTGTATTTTTGGGGGAGAATTTTTggacccagcagctcagctctgcagctgtgtcacATCTCCATCTCAGCAAGAAAACCTAAGTTTGACTTGGGAAATTATCTCAGCAGACCAGCTTTGCTTTTCAATTGCAAGAGCTCAAAACGCTGACAGGCTGAAATAAGCAGATTTTGAACCAACCAGGAAAGTGTGAACCTTCCCcctcctgggcagggagagccccagaagtccagcagggacagcacaaggTGTCAGTGCATTATTGGGGCAGGCTGAAAATCTGATTTCACCTACAAACCCTTCACTGAAGACCCACTcagatgtaaaataaaacacacttacttttctgcttgttcttttttgttttcctgcaagaAGAACACAAATTATTGCACGGAGTGGCACTTAAGGaaggcacagcagagaaaatgtttcaagtATCCAGCACAGGGAGTAGATCCTCAGGGGCTGTGTTTAGCTAAGGACACACAGAGGAAATGCAAGTTGAACTTGGCTTCAGAGCTGTGGTACCACGAGATTCTCCATGGAACAGGTCAGAATTCACCGTTTTGGGGAAGTTCCATCCTTCCCAAGTGCCCTTGGAGGGCTACATGAGGTTTGTAgctgttttatttcagacagAATATGGCACAAGGAAACAGAAGTgctgggaattcccagaaaaatctcACTCAACTGAATTAACTTCCAGTAAAAGACTGAAAAACCCTCCAGCTTTAccactgcagcagagggaagatTCAGGAGCACTTTGTCCATTTACCACCCATTTTCAGGAAGTTTTAGCTGCAGTACCACTACTCATGCTCAGTTTGCCCCCTGGATCCACTGCTCAAAAACTGGGCACTGGGTGGGTCCCAGTCCAGCACTGATCCCCCAGAAATCCAGCACTCTCTCAAGTGATTCCTGTTCtcaggctctgagctgggttTATCAGGGCCAGGAAacaggcagagctctgaggaagggctggagatAGGGAGAGCAAGGCtttgtttaaaagcaaagcagctgaaatgaggctggaaaagaaagggaggaaagcaaagcagggaaaaggggggagagCAAAGCAGGGGGAGAGCAAAGCAGGGGAAACAAAAGGggggaaagcaaagcagggaaaagaaaagggggagagcaa
The sequence above is drawn from the Ficedula albicollis isolate OC2 chromosome 10, FicAlb1.5, whole genome shotgun sequence genome and encodes:
- the MORF4L1 gene encoding mortality factor 4-like protein 1, whose translation is MRGAAPGKKTSGLQQKNVEVFFRRDGAHTVCCLESPAISTRKTKKNKQKTPGIGEGSSTSETPQPPRKKRARVDPTVESEETFMNRVEVKVKIPEELKPWLVDDWDLITRQKQLFYLPAKKNVDSILEDYANYKKSRGNTDNKEYAVNEVVAGIKEYFNVMLGTQLLYKFERPQYAEILADHPDAPMSQVYGAPHLLRLFVRIGAMLAYTPLDEKSLALLLNYLHDFLKYLAKNSSALFSASDYEVAPPEYHRKAV